AATGCTATATGCAACAGCTGCTGGCAGGTCTTCAGCACTGTCATGGAAGAGGAATTTTACACCGTGATATTAAGGGTTCCAACTTGTTAATCGATAGAAGTGGAATGCTAAAAATTGCAGACTTTGGCCTCGCAAATTCCTTTGATCCTGACAAGAAACGACCTCTGACGAGCAGAGTTGTGACACTGTGGTATAGAGCACCTGAGCTCCTATTAGGTTCTACAGATTATGGTGTTGGTATTGATCTCTGGAGTGCTGGATGCCTTCTGGCAGAAATGTTCACTGGGAGGCCTATTATGCCCGGCAGGACAGAGGTGATATTTGTATGCCACGCGTAGATGAATTGTGCTAGTTTATCAAGTCATGCCTGAACAGGTTTACTGCGGTTTTTTATACAGGTCGAGCAACTGCACAGGATCTTCAAGCTATGTGGATCGCCATCTGAAGACTACTGGAAAAAATTGAAGCTGCCTGCAAGCTTCAGGCCCCCACAGCCATATAAACCAAGCTTTTTTGACACCTTTAGTGAATTTCCAACATCTTCTCTGGGCCTCTTGCACTCACTTCTTGCTCTTGATCCTATGTATCGTGGTAGCGCATCTTCTGCTCTTCAAAGCGAGGTAAACTCAAAAACATTTTCCTCACTAAGCTGGTTTAAATTCTCCAGACATTTTATACAGGAAATTTACTTCAAATTATGTTGTTAGTTCTTTTTTGCAAGCCCCTTGCCGTGCGACCTCTCTGGATTACCCGTTGTTTACGTGAAAGAGGATGAACCGATTCAGACAACCGAGCGAGAAAGGTAAGTTAACAAGATCCTGACAACAAAGAGCTGCTGCTTTTTATCCTCAACTGCATAAAGCTGATAATTTGGAACTGTTGGGCATTCTGTGCAGGAAAAGATCCTCTAAAGGGAAACAACATTCTGGACTTATTAAAGACGACGCCATCACAAGTGAACAACCATATGGAATTTTTAAAGAGGTGCACGTTTGTATTTTGGCAATCCTTGTTATTAGCTTATTTGTGTAAATTTTTATATTGGAAAGAGTTGCTGGATGTTAAGGCGCCCGTAGGATTTGAACCCGTTTTTACTGTAAATGTAATTTCAGGACCAAGAAAAGATTGCTGCAGAAGTTGTTTCACATAGCCAAGAGACGACTACTGGTAGTAGTACAGCAGGTACTACTAGTACTTCTTCAAGTGTAAATCCTAGGAAGGATGATGAAGTGTCACCTCCCACAGTGTTCGATATCGAACCTTTTCAGCCGAAGTTATTAGCAAGAACAGAAGCTCATCCTAATGCAATGAAGAACATTAAGAATAAACCTCCAGTGCCTATCTCCACAAAAACAAGTAACATGTCTAATTTCATTAATGAAGGTAAAGATAGCAAGTATAGGCTGACTCATGAGAAAAGATCAATTTCAACAAGAGATTTCCGGCAGTTTCACCAAGACCAAATGAATAAGATTACACCTTAATTTGCGTCAAGCAAGGAGACATTGGAAAAGCAGActatggtatatatatatatatatatacacagagTCATTCAAGAGCCAGGTAGTCGCTTCGTTGAGCTTCCAGAGCCCGATCACTGCGTAGAGAGATCCATATACCAATCCTTTGTTcatcattttttcattttattgttCTTTGATTAAACTTAAATAGTTATCCATGGATTGATTTCATATTATATAATAATAAATTTGTTTAAGATTG
This is a stretch of genomic DNA from Papaver somniferum cultivar HN1 chromosome 1, ASM357369v1, whole genome shotgun sequence. It encodes these proteins:
- the LOC113287249 gene encoding probable serine/threonine-protein kinase At1g54610; the protein is MGNCIPTRPPTNSPPRSGLERLKSESGYVSGRGGSRSSKHSSSSRQFDFSSRRSEGSVSKKSVGVSSRDSDGGGGGGRLISREDENEGDVAGGNVPQRILTRKRLDAGTDELIDGWPKWLTDNISRDALVGIIPKSAESYEKLDKIGQGTYSNVYKARDRKTGQIVALKKVRFDTSEPESVRFMAREITILQKLDHPNVVKLLGLATSRMQYSLYLVFDFMVSDLSRIITRKDERLTEPQVKCYMQQLLAGLQHCHGRGILHRDIKGSNLLIDRSGMLKIADFGLANSFDPDKKRPLTSRVVTLWYRAPELLLGSTDYGVGIDLWSAGCLLAEMFTGRPIMPGRTEVEQLHRIFKLCGSPSEDYWKKLKLPASFRPPQPYKPSFFDTFSEFPTSSLGLLHSLLALDPMYRGSASSALQSEFFFASPLPCDLSGLPVVYVKEDEPIQTTERERKRSSKGKQHSGLIKDDAITSEQPYGIFKEDQEKIAAEVVSHSQETTTGSSTAGTTSTSSSVNPRKDDEVSPPTVFDIEPFQPKLLARTEAHPNAMKNIKNKPPVPISTKTSNMSNFINEGKDSKYRLTHEKRSISTRDFRQFHQDQMNKITP